A region of the Candidatus Tanganyikabacteria bacterium genome:
CCCTCTCCGAGGAGAGGTAGCGTTTGATTACTGCTGTGCGCCCCCAGCGCGCGCCCATGATCCGGCGGGATGGCCTGCCGCCGCAGGAGGCGGCGGTCAAGGCGCAGCCTGCCGCCAAACCCCGGCAGGCGCCCGCGCCGACCCGGACGCCGACGGCGCCCGGGCCGGAAGCCAGGATCGCCAGCCAGGCCGCCAAGCAGGTGGGCAAGCCGAAGGATCCCAACCCGTCGCGGGCCGAGATCCGGGCCATTCTCCGGGAGACCGCCGACCGCCTGGGCATCCCCCGGGAGATCCTGATGGCGATCGCGTTCAAGGAGTCCACGTGGCGCCACTACGCGAAGGACGGCACCGTCCTGCGCGGCCGCTGGAGCCCGTCCGACGTCGGCATCATGCAGATCAACGAGAAAGCGCATCCCAACGCGTTCCCGCAGGCCGCGAAGGACATGCGCTACAACATCGAGTACGGCGCCCGGTACCTGAAGTACCAGTACGAGCGCTACGGCAACTGGGACGAGGCGATCGCCGCCTACAACTACGGTTCGGCGCGCCGCAACAAGAAGGGCCGGCTACTCAACCAGTCGTACGTCGATCGGGTCGACCGGTACATGGTGCATTTCAAGGCCGATCCCGACAGCCTGCCCACCATGTAGCAGTTAAGGACGCAACGCTCCGCGCGCCGAGACCGCATGGTAGATCCAGAGCAGGATGGTCGCGCCCACGACCGCCACCAGGATCGAATACAGGTTGATGCCCGTGGCGCCCGCCGCCCCGAAAGCGCGAAACAGCACCCCGCCCAGGATCGCCCCGAGGATCCCTACCAGCAGATCGGTCAGCAGCGACGCCCGCGTACCGGTCAGCAGGCTGGCGAGCCAGCCCGCTACCAAGCCCACGACTATCCAAGCCAGCAGCGACATCCGGCCACTCCTTCCACCGTCCGCGGGGGACCTTACCACTCTCGTTAATGTCTGTGAACGATCGGTTAGAGCTCCTTTTGGATAGCTTTCGACCGTTATGGGTACAAGACAGGCCAGCGGCGGAGCGGGAAAACGGCCATTTAACATAACGAACGGCCGAAAGAGGAGGAAGAGGCAGTGGCGGTGCGGAAAGTACAGGGAATCACCTACGTTCCCCCATCCAGCGTCACGCAAAACAACCAGGTCGGCATCGATGGCGGAGATCCGGCCGAGCAATTCATTAAATTGCTCGTCGCGCAGGTCTCGAATCAGGACCCCGACAACCCGATGAACTCGACCGACATGATCACGCAGTTCGCGCAGGTGCAGTCGGCCGTGGGCCTGGATTCGCTCATCAAGTCGTCGCAGAACTTCCAGCGCGTGTCGGTCGCCGGCGCCCTGATGAACCAGAACGTGACCGTCTACGACAAGGACACCAACACCCGCTTCGTAGGCACGGTCAAGGGCGTCGACTTCGCCGGGACCATGCCCCTGGTCAACGTCGACGGCACGCTGTATCCGCTGAGCGCCATCCAGGGCGTCGGCGAGCGCTAGGGAGGGCCTGCCAAGTGGACATTCGCATTTCGGCGGTCAACAGCATCCAGGCCATCGACCAGTGGCTCAAGGTCCTGGCCGGCAACCTGACCGGCTCCAACGTCGTGGGCTACCGGCAGCAACGCGTCGAGTTCGCCGACGTGCTCACCAAGCACGTGTCGGCCGAGGCCCCGGCCGCCGGTGGCCTGTCGTCGGTCAACCCGGTAGACCTGCCGGCCGGCGGCATGAAGATCAAGGCGACCAAGACCGACTTCTCGCAGGGTTCGCTGCAGAGCACCGGGCAGGCGGCCGACCTCGCCATCCAGGGCGACGCGTTCTTCATCCTGTCCAAGAAGAAGGACCCGGCCAGCCTGGAGGACTTCGTCTTCACGCGCAACGGCAGCTTCCACTACGACTTCGTGCAGGAACCCGTCAACGATCCCAAGCTGGGCGCCGGCGCCACCAAGGGCGTCTACCGCCTGGTCAACCAGGACGGCCTCTTCGTGATGGGCTTCTCGACCCAGAACCCCAAGGCCTACCAGAGCAACGCCGTGGCCAACCTGCCCGGCCGGCCCAACCCGCCCCGCGAGACCTCCGGCCCGACGGCCGGCGGCGGGACTACCTTGACCGGCGTCTCTCAGCTCGGCTTCGACGTGCCGACCGATCCGACCAATCCGGTCGGCCCGGCCGAGGGCTACAAGCTCGGGCCCATCGAGATCCCGTTCCAGCACGACCCCAATCCCAAGCCCGGCGGGCCGTTCAACATCAACGAGAATTTCGTCCCGACGTTCAACTCCGAGGGCTGGGTGCAGGTCAATGCCGATGCCCCGAAGGCGGCCGACGGCGCCTCCAAGCTCGTGAGCTTCGTGGCCCTGTCCAAGT
Encoded here:
- a CDS encoding transglycosylase SLT domain-containing protein, with product MITAVRPQRAPMIRRDGLPPQEAAVKAQPAAKPRQAPAPTRTPTAPGPEARIASQAAKQVGKPKDPNPSRAEIRAILRETADRLGIPREILMAIAFKESTWRHYAKDGTVLRGRWSPSDVGIMQINEKAHPNAFPQAAKDMRYNIEYGARYLKYQYERYGNWDEAIAAYNYGSARRNKKGRLLNQSYVDRVDRYMVHFKADPDSLPTM
- a CDS encoding GlsB/YeaQ/YmgE family stress response membrane protein; this encodes MSLLAWIVVGLVAGWLASLLTGTRASLLTDLLVGILGAILGGVLFRAFGAAGATGINLYSILVAVVGATILLWIYHAVSARGALRP
- a CDS encoding flagellar hook-basal body complex protein — translated: MDIRISAVNSIQAIDQWLKVLAGNLTGSNVVGYRQQRVEFADVLTKHVSAEAPAAGGLSSVNPVDLPAGGMKIKATKTDFSQGSLQSTGQAADLAIQGDAFFILSKKKDPASLEDFVFTRNGSFHYDFVQEPVNDPKLGAGATKGVYRLVNQDGLFVMGFSTQNPKAYQSNAVANLPGRPNPPRETSGPTAGGGTTLTGVSQLGFDVPTDPTNPVGPAEGYKLGPIEIPFQHDPNPKPGGPFNINENFVPTFNSEGWVQVNADAPKAADGASKLVSFVALSKFADPTGLTKIKGGTEFGWNNTVGQTFTGIAGFGGGTIGKNNTLNPGSLETSNSSVNTTLPELTIAQKSFTANVKIVQVGNNLIDDVNNLVR